In Mariluticola halotolerans, one DNA window encodes the following:
- the greA gene encoding transcription elongation factor GreA, giving the protein MEKIPMTAAGHVALAAEYKRRTSEDRPQIIQAIAEARAHGDLSENAEYHAAKEQQSLNEGRIQELESILALADVIDLSKLSGNTVKFGATVTLLNEDTEQEKTYQIVGDPEADASAGRISISSPIARALIGKEVGDSIEVAAPGGAHSYEILKIKFV; this is encoded by the coding sequence ATGGAAAAGATACCAATGACAGCGGCAGGTCATGTCGCTCTGGCCGCTGAATACAAGCGCCGCACATCCGAGGACCGCCCGCAGATCATTCAGGCGATTGCCGAAGCACGCGCCCATGGCGACCTTTCGGAAAATGCCGAATATCACGCCGCCAAGGAGCAGCAGAGCCTCAATGAAGGCCGCATTCAGGAGCTGGAAAGCATCCTGGCGCTCGCCGATGTCATCGATTTGAGCAAACTGTCCGGCAACACCGTCAAATTCGGTGCAACGGTCACGCTGCTCAACGAGGATACCGAGCAGGAAAAGACCTATCAGATCGTGGGCGACCCCGAGGCCGATGCCAGTGCTGGCCGGATTTCCATCTCCTCGCCGATTGCCCGTGCCCTGATCGGCAAGGAAGTGGGCGATTCGATTGAAGTGGCAGCCCCGGGCGGTGCCCACTCTTACGAAATT